A genomic stretch from Deltaproteobacteria bacterium includes:
- a CDS encoding acyloxyacyl hydrolase encodes MFKCLKRLMVVICLVGMLFVPEFTVPRAGAADFNYAELTRECGLRFGWGRSFGTKEIIDIYTLLPRWGLFLTRADNPYLGKLRISLLIEGVISYADALHDGWEAGFTPLLKFTYPLGNKVLVYLEGGAGIIFENIDSEAFAHTFNFSPQAGVGVDFHLTGGYALTLAYRFRHSSNASLYSDNPSFDVNFVHIGLAYYY; translated from the coding sequence ATGTTTAAGTGCCTGAAAAGGTTGATGGTAGTGATATGCCTGGTTGGCATGCTATTTGTACCAGAATTTACTGTCCCTCGGGCTGGGGCCGCGGATTTCAATTACGCCGAACTGACCCGGGAGTGTGGTCTGCGCTTCGGCTGGGGGCGTTCCTTCGGGACCAAAGAAATTATCGATATTTACACCCTGTTGCCCCGCTGGGGCCTCTTCCTGACCCGGGCCGACAATCCTTACCTGGGTAAGCTGCGCATTTCCCTGTTAATCGAAGGCGTTATCAGCTATGCTGACGCTCTCCATGACGGCTGGGAGGCTGGCTTTACCCCGCTGCTAAAATTTACCTATCCCTTGGGTAATAAGGTGCTGGTTTACCTGGAAGGGGGGGCCGGGATCATTTTCGAAAATATTGACAGCGAAGCCTTTGCCCATACCTTTAATTTCAGTCCCCAAGCCGGGGTTGGTGTAGATTTCCATCTCACCGGGGGCTATGCCCTGACTCTGGCGTACCGTTTTCGCCACTCGTCCAACGCCTCTCTCTACAGCGACAACCCAAGCTTTGATGTCAATTTTGTTCATATCGGTCTAGCCTACTATTACTGA
- the rnc gene encoding ribonuclease III has translation MTQINSVTPGHELSPDRRQALLSLANRVGYVFQDLHRLDQALTHSSYAYEYPGVGTSNERLEFLGDAVLALVISDLLMEQFPQASEGDLSRWRAYLVNAKQLAVIAQKLELGNCLLLGRGEEQQAGRKKPSVLGNALEAVLAAIYLDGGLKAARQVIARLFADRLVWPGQQNLLQDFRTRLQEYTQKYFKLVPNYQVVSEAGPAHAKNFEVEVRLDNRFLARGQGRTKKQAAQAAARQALECLIRNKG, from the coding sequence CAGGCCTTACTGAGCCTGGCAAACCGTGTGGGATACGTGTTTCAGGACCTACACCGGCTGGATCAGGCACTGACCCATAGCTCCTACGCCTATGAATATCCTGGGGTTGGAACGAGCAATGAACGGCTGGAATTCTTAGGGGACGCGGTTTTGGCCCTGGTAATCAGTGATCTGCTGATGGAACAGTTTCCTCAGGCCAGCGAAGGCGACCTGTCTCGCTGGCGGGCCTATCTGGTTAATGCCAAACAATTGGCCGTGATTGCCCAAAAACTGGAACTAGGCAACTGCCTGCTGCTGGGTCGGGGAGAGGAGCAGCAGGCGGGACGGAAAAAGCCGTCGGTCCTGGGTAATGCCTTGGAGGCGGTTTTGGCGGCTATCTATCTGGATGGCGGCCTGAAGGCGGCCCGGCAAGTAATCGCCCGTTTATTCGCTGATCGCCTGGTCTGGCCTGGACAACAGAATTTACTTCAGGATTTCAGAACCAGATTACAGGAATATACCCAAAAATATTTTAAACTAGTTCCCAACTATCAGGTGGTGAGCGAAGCGGGCCCAGCCCATGCGAAAAACTTTGAGGTCGAAGTTCGATTGGATAATCGGTTTTTGGCCCGGGGTCAGGGGAGGACCAAAAAACAGGCGGCCCAAGCTGCGGCGCGACAGGCCCTGGAGTGCTTGATAAGGAATAAGGGCTGA
- a CDS encoding transcriptional repressor — MTINAIINRLKECRISVTPQRLAILRAILAHRDHPSAEVLYDEVRQTLPTISFNTVYKTLETFCQKGLIFKINPLHEVARYDGNLHPHAHLVCSRCFRIEDVDWEWPKELPYPEGLDGPFKVERVSIQFLGICSACQQELESMASEQGKKSFGSASAS, encoded by the coding sequence ATGACTATAAATGCCATAATTAATAGATTGAAGGAGTGCCGTATTTCGGTTACTCCCCAACGGTTGGCGATTTTGCGGGCTATCCTTGCCCATCGTGACCATCCCAGTGCTGAGGTTCTTTACGACGAAGTACGACAGACCTTGCCCACGATCTCCTTTAACACGGTTTATAAAACTTTGGAGACATTTTGCCAAAAAGGTTTGATATTTAAAATCAATCCGTTGCATGAGGTAGCCCGTTACGATGGCAATCTTCATCCTCATGCCCACTTGGTCTGTTCTCGCTGCTTCCGGATAGAGGATGTCGATTGGGAATGGCCGAAGGAACTTCCATATCCAGAGGGCCTTGATGGCCCGTTCAAGGTTGAAAGGGTGTCAATCCAGTTCCTGGGAATATGTTCGGCCTGCCAACAGGAACTGGAATCCATGGCCTCTGAGCAAGGCAAAAAGAGCTTCGGGTCAGCTTCGGCAAGTTGA